In Aspergillus luchuensis IFO 4308 DNA, chromosome 1, nearly complete sequence, the following are encoded in one genomic region:
- a CDS encoding uncharacterized protein (COG:S;~EggNog:ENOG410PS30;~InterPro:IPR009072,IPR003958;~PFAM:PF00808;~antiSMASH:Cluster_1.16;~go_function: GO:0046982 - protein heterodimerization activity [Evidence IEA]), with product MAATQKLYPRATVKRVVKAHSNRNVSKNADILIFLDYMLFMQELMRESSIQSRKAGEKNISPNSVRKVTERTLRKFKG from the exons ATGGCAGCTACACAAAAGCTATACCCCCGCGCGACCGTCAAACGCGTCGTCAAGGCGCACTCCAACCGCAACGTGAGCAAGAATGCCGATATTCTG ATCTTCCTGGATTACATGCTGTTTATGCAAGA ACTGATGCGGGAATCCTCAATTCAATCGCGCAAAGCGGGCGAAAAGAACATCTCCCCCAACAGTGTTCGAAAGGTGACTGAG AGAACCCTTCGGAAGTTTAAAGGATAA
- a CDS encoding NUDIX hydrolase (COG:L;~EggNog:ENOG410PKYA;~InterPro:IPR015797,IPR000086;~PFAM:PF00293;~TransMembrane:1 (o417-438i);~antiSMASH:Cluster_1.16;~go_function: GO:0016787 - hydrolase activity [Evidence IEA]): protein MDPPSITMSASLAPSLHDVLADLHNRPYPHVPNPPSCKKRASVALILRVRPTYHHWPDASSVSLPDVSASVPQRLQTFFAQDWVQNGEPEALFIKRASRVGDRWTGHVALPGGKRDPEDVDDKAAAVREALEEIGLDLSTSDCIHVGNLPERVVTSSWGTVPLMVLCPYVFLLTSSDSPTLRLQPTEVASTHWVPLRALLSSSLRTVEHVDMTQRLANMGGILARLAYRSMMGYMQFSAIRLAPTESLQCNSTPGYLPEGNQLSTSLFQRWKAWCMGSQTHFSNQDRPLLLWGLTLGIMADFLDMLPPHTAVQLWKYPNFTALDLRFIINVLTYRLRKHNRSQVRSGARPSNTAVDSQTAALPVTKTTATNGNAEHNQVGIGGLGVGRYFGSSDTDPSGSAYAVGIMLRGYYERVRIGIYIIVAWRIALGSTAAIYAWKLLRRLK from the exons ATGGATCCACCATCGATTACAATGTCCGCCTCGTTGGCCCCGTCCCTCCATGACGTCCTGGCAGACTTACACAACCGTCCATATCCCCATGTCCCCAATCCGCCGTCGTGTAAGAAACGTGCCTCTGTCGCCTTGATCCTCCGTGTCCGTCCCACATACCACCATTGGCCCGATGCCTCGTCTGTTTCACTTCCAGATGTCTCTGCCTCCGTTCCGCAACGGCTGCAGACGTTCTTCGCCCAGGACTGGGTTCAGAATGGAGAACCGGAAGCTCTCTTTATCAAACGAGCGTCGCGCGTAGGCGATCGCTGGACTGGCCATGTCGCCCTGCCAGGAGGGAAACGGGATCCAGAAGATGTCGACGATAAAGCAGCCGCGGTTCGAGAAGCTCTGGAAGAGATTGGACTGGACTTGTCAACGAGTGACTGTATCCATGTGGGAAATTTACCAGAGAGAGTAGTAACTTCAAGTTGGGGAACAGTACC ATTGATGGTTTTATGTCCATATGTCTTTTTGTTAACGTCCAGTGACTCTCCCACCCTCCGATTGCAGCCTACGGAAGTCGCTTCGACACATTGGGTACCCCTCAGAGCCTTGCTTTCTTCATCCCTAAGAACGGTGGAACATGTGGACATGACTCAGAGGTTGGCGAATATGGGCGGAATTCTGGCCCGCCTTGCATATCGCTCCATGATGGGCTACATGCAGTTTTCTGCCATCCGGCTGGCTCCAACTGAAAGCCTACAGTGCAACTCGACCCCGGGCTATCTTCCAGAAGGCAACCAACTGTCCACATCTCTGTTTCAGCGATGGAAAGCGTGGTGCATGGGCAGTCAAACGCACTTCAGCAACCAAGACCGGCCACTCCTTCTCTGGGGCTTGACACTGGGTATCATGGCTGATTTTCTAGATATGCTTCCACCTCATACCGCTGTACAGTTATGGAAATATCCCAATTTCACAGCACTAGATTTGCGATTCATCATAAATGTTCTGACATATCGTCTGCGCAAGCACAACCGAAGCCAGGTCCGGTCGGGTGCCCGGCCCAGCAACACGGCGGTGGATAGCCAGACCGCCGCACTGCCGGTCACGAAGACCACAGCGACCAATGGGAATGCAGAACACAACCAAGTCGGCATCGGAGGGCTTGGAGTAGGTAGATATTTTGGGTCGTCTGATACGGATCCTAGCGGCAGTGCATATGCAGTGGGTATCATGCTCCGGGGCTACTATGAACGGGTGCGGATTGGCATCTACATCATTGTGGCCTGGAGGATCGCACTGGGCTCTACAGCCGCCATCTATGCATGGAAGCTGCTTCGTCGGTTAAAGTAG
- the VTC2 gene encoding SPX domain protein (COG:P;~EggNog:ENOG410PFJD;~InterPro:IPR003807,IPR018966,IPR004331;~PFAM:PF09359,PF02656;~TransMembrane:3 (o661-679i691-709o729-749i);~antiSMASH:Cluster_1.16) yields the protein MRFGKTLRNSIYAPWAGKYIDYNKLKVLLREHDVTGDGSDSESNPWTEQDEEAFVQELINVQLDKVNAFQMETLQQLRERTTTCEARLRPLTTSPEDDAPTVVDGEEKKRVASDVLQELDNITKEVTELEKYSRINFTGFLKAAKKHDRKRGTRYRVKPLLQVRLSQLPFNSEDYSPLVRRLSVMYSFAREILSQGIIEAKDPVEPRVGQDVYSSFKFWVHADNILEVKTYILRQLPVLIYNPGTSKDLNTIPDDPTITSLYFDNPQFDLYTQKVARAPEAGSLRLRWTGNLRDKPAIFLEKKVVTDDDRSREVKVQLKQKHVKEFLDGEYRFDKKVHRMENMGNGDSEQAEAFKKDVDELQSFIKEHNLQPMLRANYTRTAFQIPGDDRIRISLDTNLALIREDALDELRPCRDAHEWHRRDIDDAGMEYPFQSIRTGEIARFPHGLLEIKIRGDVARSAEWVKDLMVSHLVKEAPRFSKFVHGVAQLFEDYVNSFPFWLGELESDIRRDPETAFHEEQERLAKRAEDDMAVGSFLGGKTPSTRHIVGSPVQMFTETGPSRRRQSSQIVQPIPRPSAPTMSQPTPERQEPAEQSAAEAEQPVTMKRLASLFPSFTISRQNRAPADNVVLPPGVREPGTWIKDSGPVRVETKVWLANQRTFIKWLHISILLSSLSLGLYNAAGKHNDIARALSIVYTCFAIFAAAWGWYMHEKRARLIRQRSGKDLDNMFGPIVVCVGLAVALVLNFAFKYNSTMEKLRNREPAVMEPLPGLNSTAFLNKANMWQLVNQGGQTL from the exons ATGCGTTTCGGGAAGACTCTACGCAACTCTATCTATGCCCCCTGGGCGGGCAAATACATCGACTACAATAAGCTAAAGGTCTTGCTCCGAGAGCATGATGTCACTGGTGATGGCAGTGACTCCGAAAGCAACCCATGGACCGagcaggatgaagaagccttCGTCCAAGAGCTCATCAACGTCCAGCTCGATAAGGTCAATGCTTTCCAGATGGAGACCCTCCAGCAGTTGCGAGAGCGTACCACTACCTGCGAAGCCCGCTTGCGCCCGTTGACGACCTCACCCGAGGATGATGCACCTACCgtggtggatggagaggagaagaagcgtgtTGCTTCCGATGTCCTGCAGGAACTGGACAATATCACAAAGGAGGTGACAGAGCTCGAGAAGTACAGCCGTATCAACTTTACCGGCTTCCTCAAAGCTGCAAAGAAGCATGATCGCAAGCGTGGTACCCGCTACCGTGTCAAGCCTCTGCTGCAAGTGCGTCTTTCGCAACTTCCCTTCAACTCGGAGGATTACTCCCCTTTGGTCCGTCGGTTGTCCGTGATGTATTCCTTCGCCCGCGAGATCCTCAGCCAAGGTATAATCGAAGCCAAGGACCCCGTCGAGCCTCGTGTCGGTCAGGATGTCTACTCCTCGTTCAAGTTTTGGGTTCATGCAGACAACATCCTGGAGGTGAAGACCTACATCCTCCGACAACTGCCTGTCCTTATCTACAACCCTGGCACTTCCAAGgatctcaacaccatccccgaTGACCCCACGATTACCTCCCTCTACTTCGACAACCCGCAATTCGACCTTTACACTCAGAAGGTGGCTCGTGCCCCTGAAGCGGGCTCGCTGCGGCTGCGCTGGACCGGCAACTTACGGGATAAGCCCGCCATcttcctggagaagaaggtggtcACCGATGATGACCGCAGCCGAGAGGTCAAGGTGCAGCTCAAGCAGAAGCATGTCAAGGAGTTCCTGGACGGAGAGTACCGTTTCGATAAGAAGGTGCATCGCATGGAGAACATGGGCAACGGAGACTCCGAACAAGCGGAAGCTTTCAAGAAGGATGTCGATGAGCTCCAATCCTTCATCAAGGAGCACAACCTGCAGCCCATGCTCCGCGCCAACTACACCCGCACTGCCTTTCAGATCCCTGGAGATGACCGAATCCGTATTTCTCTTGATACGAACCTGGCACTCATCCGGGAAGATGCGCTGGACGAGCTGCGCCCGTGCCGTGACGCACATGAATGGCACCGGAGGGACATTGACGATGCTGGCATGGAATATCCCTTCCAGTCCATCAGAACCGGCGAAATCGCTCGTTTTCCCCATGGCCTGCTGGAGATCAAAATCAGAGGGGATGTGGCACGTAGCGCGGAATGGGTCAAGGACTTGATGGTGTCCCATCTCGTGAAGGAAGCCCCGCGGTTCTCCAAATTCGTACATGGCGTGGCCCAGTTGTTCGAAGACTATGTCAACAGCTTCCCCTTCTGGCTCGGTGAGTTGGAAAGTGATATCAGGCGGGACCCTGAGACGGCTTTCCACGAAGAACAGGAGCGTCTGGCGAAGCGTGCCGAAGACGATATGGCTGTCGGGAGCTTCTTGGGAGGCAAGACACCGTCAACTCGACACATTGTCGGGTCCCCCGTCCAGATGTTCACCGAGACAGGGCCTTCACGTCGCCGCCAATCCTCCCAAATTGTACAGCCGATCCCTCGTCCGTCTGCCCCAACAATGTCACAACCGACCCCTGAGCGTCAGGAGCCTGCCGAACAGTCCGCCGCAGAGGCGGAACAGCCAGTCACCATGAAGCGCCTggcttctctcttcccctccttcactATTTCCCGTCAAAACCGCGCACCTGCAGACAATGTAGTCTTGCCCCCCGGTGTCCGTGAGCCGGGCACATGGATCAAGGACTCGGGGCCAGTCCGTGTCGAGACCAAGGTCTGGCTCGCCAACCAGCGTACCTTTATCAAGTGGCTCCACATTAGCATCCTGCTTTCTTCGCTATCTTTGGGCTTGTACAACGCAGCTGGCAAGCACAATGACATTGCTCGCGCCCTATCTATTGTCTACACCtgcttcgccatcttcgctGCCGCCTGGGGATGGTACATGCACGAGAAGCGCGCCCGCCTGATCCGCCAACGGAGCGGAAAGGACCTGGATAACATGTTTGGTCCGATCGTGGTCTGCGTGGGTCTGGCCGTTGCCTTGGTATTAAACTTTGCGTTCAAG TACAACTCTACCATGGAGAAGCTCCGAAACCGTGAACCTGCGGTCATGGAGCCCCTTCCCGGGCTCAACTCGACTGCGTTCCTGAACAAGGCCAACATGTGGCAACTCGTTAACCAAGGTGGTCAGACTCTGTGA
- a CDS encoding uncharacterized protein (COG:S;~EggNog:ENOG410PMH0;~InterPro:IPR019402;~PFAM:PF10277;~TransMembrane:6 (i29-53o81-103i177-198o210-230i261-285o297-317i);~antiSMASH:Cluster_1.16), whose product MIISFLLRCHDSIWAFLHATILNIPPSRLYIFPTLAGSVWFLTLASLLLTWLARGMPVYPGQSNPDVAFISDIASFELKPLFLIGASMTAVGFVFTVAAVHVMRYEPGFALVKCPVISEETSNHQGNNNTYTHSSDHSHRNAYNHITGGGHSEEEEEEEEEEEEEEEDQETTRTLKVISLLSILAAGTASTALILLGVMDTFRYKFAHHIFLRICFGCLAIQSAGTAIVYSTEVLSFVSYLYHWGVWGNDWGRKRSNRVRIFASLSTILILIQLFLGVAFISLTIPEDANDYRTAGILEWIIAFLGTIYLWLFCGFFDRTSFEGYVPSILYNATPHGKFLGRPALPGVGVAEAESSYNPADDTLDVDPERAPLLPQSHYQSEGGPGTRYT is encoded by the exons atgaTCATTTCGTTCCTTCTCCGCTGTCATGATTCCATCTGGGCCTTTCTCCATGCCACTATCCTCAACATCCCTCCATCCCGACTCTATATCTTCCCTACCTTGGCTGGTTCGGTCTGGTTCCTGACTCTGGCGTCCCTGCTTCTGACATGGCTGGCTCGTGGAATGCCCGTCTATCCGGGCCAAAGTAATCCTGATGTCGC CTTCATCTCCGACATTGCCTCCTTCGAACTAAaacccctcttcctcataGGTGCCTCTATGACCGCCGTAGGGTTCGTTTTCACGGTAGCTGCTGTGCACGTCATGCGCTACGAGCCCGGTTTCGCCTTGGTGAAGTGTCCAGTTATCTCTGAAGAGACTTCGAACCACCAGGGGAACAATAATACCTACACCCATTCTAGCGACCACAGCCACCGAAACGCCTATAACCACATAACCGGAGGCGGACatagtgaggaagaagaagaagaagaagaagaagaagaagaagaagaagaagaccaagaaacAACCCGCACTCTCAAAGTCATCTCCCTGCTATCAATCCTCGCAGCCGGAACAGCCAGCACAgcgctcatcctcctcggggTAATGGATACATTCCGCTATAAATTTGCCCATCACATCTTCCTTCGCATCTGCTTCGGATGTCTTGCTATACAGTCGGCCGGCACCGCGATTGTTTACTCAACGGAGGTCCTGAGTTTCGTGTCGTATCTGTACCATTGGGGGGTATGGGGTAACGattgggggagaaagaggagtaATCGAGTTAGGATATT CgcatccctctccaccatcctcatcctaaTACAACTCTTCCTCGGCGTGGCCTTTATCTCCCTCACCATTCCTGAGGACGCAAATGACTACAGAACGGCTGGTATCCTCGAGTGGATCATTGCGTTCCTGGGAACGATCTATCTGTGGCTCTTCTGTGGGTTCTTTGATCG AACCTCCTTCGAAGGCTACGTCCCCAGCATATTATATAACGCGACACCCCACGGCAAATTCCTCGGCCGTCCCGCATTACCAGGGGTAGGAGTAGCCGAAGCTGAGTCTTCGTATAACCCTGCTGATGATACTTTGGATGTGGATCCTGAGCGGGCGCCGTTGCTTCCTCAGTCTCACTATCAATCTGAGGGAGGGCCTGGGACGAGGTATACGTAA
- a CDS encoding MDR family MFS transporter (COG:Q;~EggNog:ENOG410PW8P;~InterPro:IPR020846,IPR011701,IPR036259;~PFAM:PF07690;~SMCOG1005:Drug resistance transporter, EmrB/QacA;~TransMembrane:14 (i49-75o87-106i118-137o143-164i176-198o210-229i241-261o267-292i313-331o351-369i376-395o407-427i439-463o523-542i);~antiSMASH:Cluster_1.16;~go_function: GO:0022857 - transmembrane transporter activity [Evidence IEA];~go_process: GO:0055085 - transmembrane transport [Evidence IEA]), with the protein MSKARGLARVSSTPNTRTDATGSSTLDNATPAPAPSPSREPGARLTTTTIAWTMMSLCLSVLLSALDLTIVTPAIPAIVGTFKSSASYIWVGSAYTLAYAAITPVWGSVSDIWGRKPIMLIAVAVFLVGSLVCALAPHMDALIAGRAIQGLGGSGMGIMVNIVVSDMFSLRDRGLYLAITSLVWAVGSAIGPVLGGVFTSRLTWRWCFWINLPVGAVSFLVLLFFMRVPSPRTPIAAGLKVIDWTGSLLIIGGSLMVLLALDFGDVVYSWSSATVICLLVFGTAVMALFVVNEWKFAKNPIIPVWLFTSPTKIAPYVVFACNSYVFIGQAYYLPLYAQSVLAASALRSGLYLLPLIVSCSLAAAAAGIFMQQTGKYLPVMYIAQGFLVLGSGLLISLDFEANITKLVIFQILVGIGVGMNIEAPILAAQAATSIRDTAAVTATMGFVRSLSTAISVVVGGVVFQNEMNAKNEDLASQLGSNSTLASEFNGDNAASSVEEISTLGLDAAQEALVRKTYFEALRMVWVMYVAFAGLATVLNLFVRAHKLRTENEGAVLGADRSRQQGGPAAGAAELELRNERED; encoded by the exons ATGTCCAAGGCTCGAGGACTTGCTAGAGTCTCCTCAACGCCAAATACCCGCACTGATGCGACTGGCAGCAGCACTCTTGACAATGCCACTCCCGCGCCCgcaccctccccatccagGGAGCCTGGGGCGCgtctcaccaccaccacaattGCGTGGACTATGATGTCGCTTTGTTTGTCTGTGCTCCTCTCCGCTCTTGACTTAACAATTGTTACTCCTGCAATTCCTGCTATAGTTGGCACGTTCAAATCTTCGGCCAGCTATATTTGGGTGGGAAGTGCTTACACCCTGGCCTACGCAGCCATTACGCCAGTATGGGGCTCGGTCTCCGACATCTGGGGCCGAAAACCCATTATGCTCATTGCAGTCGCCGTTTTTCTCGTCGGCAGTCTTGTCTGTGCCCTTGCACCGCATATGGATGCTCTGATCGCGGGACGGGCGATTCAGGGATTAGGCGGCTCCGGAATGGGGATTATGGTCAATATTGTTGTCAGTGATATGTTTTCACTACGAGATCGGGGGTTGTACCTCGCAATCACTTCGCTCGTTTGGGCAGTTGGCAGTGCCATAGGGCCTGTTCTGGGTGGCGTTTTTACGTCGAGGCTCACCTGGAGATGGTGTTTTTGGATTAACT TACCAGTCGGTGCCGTCTCCTTCCtggtcttgctcttctttatGAGGGTTCCGAGCCCTCGAACACCCATTGCCGCCGGCCTGAAAGTCATTGACTGGACAGGCAGTCTTTTGATCATAGGCGGCTCTTTAATGGTCCTCCTTGCCCTCGACTTTGGCGACGTCGTCTACTCCTGGTCTTCTGCAACCGTCATTTGTCTATTGGTTTTCGGAACGGCAGTGATGGCGCTGTTCGTGGTCAACGAATGGAAGTTTGCCAAGAACCCAATTATTCCAGTTTGGCTGTTCACCTCGCCGACCAAGATAGCGCCTTACGTTGTCTTCGCGTGTAATTCATACGTGTTTATTGGACAAGCATATTACCTGCCGTTATATGCGCAGTCCGTCCTGGCCGCAAGCGCGCTAAGATCAGGCCTCTACCTTCTACCACTAATTGTCTCATGTTCCCTGGCTGCGGCCGCAGCCGGGATCTTCATGCAGCAAACCGGGAAATATCTCCCGGTGATGTATATTGCCCAGGGCTTTTTGGTCCTCGGCTCCGGCCTACTAATTAGTCTTGATTTTGAAGCTAATATCACCAAACTAGTCATCTTCCAGATCCTAGTCGGTATCGGTGTAGGCATGAACATTGAAGCGCCGATTCTTGCTGCTCAGGCGGCAACCAGTATCCGGGATACAGCAGCTGTCACTGCGACAATGGGGTTTGTCCGGTCTCTCTCTACGGCTATTTCGGTTGTTGTCGGGGGTGTTGTGTTTCAGAATGAGATGAATGCGAAAAACGAGGACTTAGCAAGCCAGCTGGGTTCCAACTCTACTTTGGCCAGCGAATTCAACGGCGACAATGCCGCTTCCAGTGTGGAGGAGATTAGCACTCTCGGACTAGATGCAGCTCAAGAGGCCTTGGTTAGGAAGACCTACTTTGAGGCGTTGAGAATGGTGTGGGTCATG TATGTGGCCTTTGCTGGACTGGCTACCGTCCTTAATTTGTTCGTGCGAGCGCATAAGCTTCGGACTGAGAATGAGGGCGCCGTGCTGGGGGCCGACCGGTCAAGGCAGCAGGGGGgccctgctgctggggccgCCGAATTGGAGTTGCGGAATGAGCGAGAGGATTAA
- a CDS encoding cytochrome P450 (COG:Q;~EggNog:ENOG410PKS3;~InterPro:IPR001128,IPR002401,IPR036396;~PFAM:PF00067;~SMCOG1034:cytochrome P450;~TransMembrane:1 (o6-24i);~antiSMASH:Cluster_1.16;~go_function: GO:0005506 - iron ion binding [Evidence IEA];~go_function: GO:0016705 - oxidoreductase activity, acting on paired donors, with incorporation or reduction of molecular oxygen [Evidence IEA];~go_function: GO:0020037 - heme binding [Evidence IEA];~go_process: GO:0055114 - oxidation-reduction process [Evidence IEA]), with protein sequence MPAPHVWLFGALWFLVYFLGQRVYQWNRLRHIAGPPGTGWTKLWLVRQAWSGRLCDSLYNACREYGPLVRIGPKWVLCGDPAEIRRIWGIKSGYHRSDWYKAVRLNSEVNNVLSVIDNKEHHRLRSHLMPGYGGKGITNEEQLVDEQIENLIALIKQRYISTQAALRPCDLARTMQYLTQDVITAVGFGKPAGYLEANSDIHGILETSENLHRPVHMVTLLPTLRKILESRLLKPFHPKPHDRSGVGRFLGYIKDLVDERYDDLKTNHTDILQSFVNSGLSRPQVESEALVTVFGGTDTTSTALRNIIFYLSTNPRAYRALQSEIDGAVETVTSPVIRDAEAKALPYLQACIKEGLRIFPPSMGLMGKVCPRDDTICGFRVPANTQVAWSALAIMRNRDIFGDDADVYEPQRWIDAPVEKKKDMDASYGLVFATGTRWECLGKRLAYIELGKTIFELFRRFDFAMVDPVEPFRWANHGLTAHFGMKVRITWRGAQEEVGVSGP encoded by the exons ATGCCGGCCCCTCATGTTTGGCTTTTTGGGGCTCTCTGGTTTCTGGTGTATTTCCTTGGGCAACGAGTCTACCAATGGAATCGTTTGCGGCACATTGCAGGACCCCCAGGAACTGGGTGGACAAAGTTGTGGTTGGTAAGACAGGCTTGGTCTGGCAGGCTCTGTGACAGCCTCTACAATGCTTGTAGAGAATATG GTCCCCTCGTCCGCATCGGCCCAAAGTGGGTGCTGTGCGGTGATCCCGCTGAGATCCGCCGAATATGGGGGATCAAATCTGGCTATCACCGCTCGGATTGGTACAAGGCTGTTCGTCTGAACAGCGAGGTGAACAACGTCTTGTCGGTCATTGATAACAAGGAGCACCACCGGCTTCGAAGCCACCTCATGCCAGGGTACGGAGGCAAGGGAATCACAAATGAGGAACAGCTAGTCGACGAACAGATCGAAAATCTCATAGCACTAATCAAGCAGCGATATATCTCTACCCAAGCAGCCTTGCGACCATGCGATCTAGCTCGAACGATGCAATATTTGACGCAGGATGTCATCACGGCCGTCGGATTTGGCAAACCAGCGGGCTACTTGGAGGCGAATAGCGACATACATGGGATCCTAGAAACGTCCGAGAATCTCCACAGACCCGTCCATATGGTTACCCTGCTCCCAACTCTCAGAAAAATTTTGGAAAGTCGTCTGCTAAAACCGTTTCATCCCAAGCCCCATGACCGCAGCGGAGTTGGCCGGTTCCTCGGCTATATCAAGGACCTTGTTGACGAGCGATACGATGACTTAAAAACAAATCACACTGATATCCTCCAGTCCTTCGTCAACTCCGGTTTGAGCAGACCCCAAGTCGAGTCCGAAGCTCTTGTGACTGTCTTTGGCGGAACAGACACCACGTCTACTGCCCTAaggaatattattttctaccTGTCGACCAACCCTCGAGCATACCGCGCGCTTCAATCTGAGATTGACGGTGCTGTAGAAACCGTCACCAGCCCGGTGATCAGAGACGCCGAGGCCAAAGCCCTTCCCTACCTCCAGGCATGCATCAAAGAAGGGTTACGGATATTCCCACCCAGTATGGGTCTTATGGGTAAGGTGTGTCCGCGCGATGATACTATCTGTGGCTTTAGGGTCCCTGCAAACACCCAAGTTGCTTGGTCGGCGCTTGCCATTATGAGGAATAGAGACATTTttggagatgatgcagatgTATATGAGCCGCAACGCTGGATTGACGCACCagtggaaaagaaaaaggacatgGATGCCTCGTACGGACTGGTATTTGCGACTGGAACAAGGTGGGAGTGCTTGGGGAAGCGGCTTGCGTACATAGAGCTGGGAAAGACGATTTTTGAG CTCTTTCGGCGGTTTGATTTTGCCATGGTCGATCCAGTTGAGCCTTTTCGATGGGCTAACCATGGGCTGACAGCGCATTTCGGTATGAAAGTGAGGATTACGTGGCGGGGGGCACAGGAAGAAGTGGGAGTGTCTGGACCGTAG